CAATAAAAACCAGCAGCGTCAAAAAGGCGATCAAGGCCAAAAGCAGCCGGCTCAACTGAAAAATGATATCCTGATCGAACTTCCGCCCGGTAAACTTGAAGACAAAATATATTGCCAGGATGAGGAGCGCCAGACCGGAGACCATCGCCGCCGACAGAAACTCCAAGGGCTTGATCGGGGAGTAGAAGATGGGGCGGGTCGCAATGAAGCCGAAAATCGCCCCTGTGCCCATGTGCACCAGCGACGCCCAGCTTACCGCGACAATCCCCATGATTTTTGTGACTTTCTTGTTCTCGGCAAAGATAAAGCTCAGGTAGATGAGGCTGATCAGGAAATAGCCGCCATAGAGAATCCCGTTGATCGCGAACATCGAACGCATGTTGTTCATCACGAAAAACGCGAAAAGACGCCAGCTCTTCTCCGGCCTGCCCAGGTCGAGGACGATGCCGAGCATCGCACCGAGGATCAAGACCAGCGCCATAAAGACCGCAAGCCTCGCGATCGGCCGGTACTGCTCTTTTCCGAAGACATAGGTCAAAGAAGAGAGGATAAGGGAGCCGGCGCTCAGACCGATCAGATAAATCGCGAGGATGATCGGCATCCCCCAGGGTACGACGCTGGAGGAGCCAAGCGTGTTATGCCCCACTATGTACATGATAAAGAACCCGGCAACCCCGACCAAGCACAGGGCGATCAGCGCCCATTGCAGTATCGCAAAGTTACTTGACCGGCCTTCCATTTTGCTGAATGTTAATTTATGCACATTAGACTCCGTTTTCATCGGAAACTACCTCATTTAGGTAAATAATAGACTTTGGGGTGCGTGGAGAGCTCTTCCCGGAGCTGGAAGCTGTCCCGCGACGCCAGCGTTCGGGACACATTGCTTTTCGGATCGTCCAGATCGCCGAAAATCCTCGCTCCGGAGGGACAGGCCTCGACGCAGGCGGGAACGACCTCCGTGCCGATCTTCTTCCCCTCTTTCAGACCCTGATCGATGCGGTGGAAACAGAAGGTGCACTTCTCAACCACGCCGTGGGTTCTGGTCGGAAACGGCCAGGGGCCCCATGACTTGCGATCGGGCGGAAGGTCGTGACGGGAGTACTCCTTTTCTTCCTGCTCCTTGCCGTTGAAGTTCCGGGCCCCGTAAGGACAGGCGACGATGCAGTACTTGCAGCCTATGCATCTTCTGAAATCCTGCACGATGATTCCGTCCGCCCTTCGATACGTGGCCTCCGCAGGACATACCGTCACGCAGGGGGCCTTATCGCAATGCATGCAGGGCATCGGGATCAGTTCCGTTTTTACCGAGGGGTACCTGCCGCTGGTCGCGGCGATCATCTTGTTCCAGAAGAAATCCCTGCGCTCCTTCTGCTCCTCGGGCGAGCCATGCGGGACATTGTTTTCCGCCTTGCAGGCGACCGTGCACGCCTGACAGCCGACACACTTGTCCAGATCAATTACCATTCCCCACCGTGGCATACTTTCAGCTCCTTATCTAAGCCTTGTAAACCTTGACCCTCGTGTTGAAGAAGGCGGACTGGCCGCTCAAAGAGTCATAATCCAACCCTGTTATTTCATTGGGATTAACGCCAATGCCCGTCTGCCATTTGCCGTAGGACCAGTGGCCCTGGCCGGTCGCCATCGCCACCACCTCCGGATGGATTCCCTCGGAAAACTTGACCTTTGCCCGGATTTTGCCGGAGGCGGACTCCACCCAGACAAAGCCGCCGTTTTTAAGCCCCAGCTTCTTTGCGGTGTCCGTGTTCATCTCGGCGAAAACCTGCCAGCCCACCCCGCACATCGGCAGAAACGCCTCCTGCGCCCACGGGTAATTCTGGCTGCCGTTTTCGACGACCATCAAGGGCTGGTAGGGGAGCAGCACGAGGGGAAAGGCGGATGCCTCTCCGAGGAACTTCGGCGCCCCGTAATGGGGCAGGAAGCTCAAGTCGCCCGCCGCCGCCAGTTTCTTCGCGGCAAAAAGCGCCTTCATATTCCCCGAATAAAACTCGAATTTCTTGGAAGGGGTGGCGAACAGCCGCTCATATTTGCGATACTCGTAATCATTCCCGATCCATACCCCCGTCTCGACAAACTCTTTCCAGGACAGAAGCGACGCGGTGCGGTATTTTACAAACCCCTCGGCGTTGTCGCCGAGGCCGGCAAATGCATTTGCGACAGCGCCACCGGTCTTTTTGGCGATTTCAAAAATTACCTCAGGAATCGGCCTGTTCTTTCCCCGCAGGGGGACAACGGGCTGCTTGAGTTTCAGCTCCGCAAAGCCGGAACCGGGAGGCGAAAAATCATACGCCCACTCTTCAAGATAGGTCGTGGCAGGCAGAATGATGTCGGCATCGAACGCCATTTCGCTTACGAACGGGGCTATATGAACGTAAAACGGGATTTTTCTGAGTGCTTCGTCCCATTTTTCCATCCCTGGGGAAAGCATGTTGAAGTTGCTGTTGAAGCCTATCGCCATCTCCACCGGGTACGGTTCGCCCTTGAGCAGCGACTCCGGAATCTGATTCGTAACCACCTCGGCCAGGGGATACTTTGCGGTTTTTCGCAAATCCAGGGCCGGCTGGCTTTTGCCCTTCTTCGCGATTCCATCCTCGGCGATCCCGGGCATCGGCGAGAATTTGACGCCTTCCTGGTAGATAACGCCGCCCGGGACATCAATGCTCCCGACCAAGGCGTTCAGACAGGCAATCGCGTAGGCGGTGTACGAACCGTTCGTCCAGTCAACCGCTTCCCTGCCGCCGATGGCGATTGCCGGCCTTGTCCCGGCGAACTCTCTTGCCATTTTGCGTATGTCGTCTGCGTCAACACCGGTAATTTTTGCAACCTCCTCCGGGCTGTACTCGTCGAGCGCCAGTTTTTTGTAGGCGTCAAACCCCGCCGTCCAGCGGCTCACAAAAGCGCTGTCGTAGAGATTTTCCCGAATGATAACATGAGCCAAGGCCATCGCCAAGGCGGCGTCCGTGCCAGGATTGATCGGCGCCCACAAATCGGATTTAGCCGCGGTCAGCGAATAGCGGGGATTGATAACGACGATTCTGGTGCGGTTCGGCTTCTCCCTGCGCATCTTTCCCCATTTGCGGAGCAGCCGGGCCAGCGGCCGGGACGACTCCAGGATGTCCGCTCCGAATGCGAGGATGTAGTTTGTGTTGTCAAGGTCGTAGGCTACATCGCCGTAACGGCCGTCAGCCATCCAGTTGCCCGCCTTGAGCGTCTCCGCCTCGAGCGCGTCCCCGGAAACTAGATTGGGCGTTCCGTAGGCCTCCGCAAAGCGGGCGATCATATCCTCGCTGCTTCTCGTGTTAAGACCACTGAACAGCAGGAGCTTGTGCGGCTCCTCCTTCTGCCGGATCGCCTGGAGGCGTCTGGCAATTTCATCGAGGGCCTCCTCCCAGGAAACGGGCTGCCATTTCGGATCAACCCCCTTTCCCTTCTGGGCGTTTGTCCTCTTCAACGGAAAATTCACCCGCCCCTGATCGTAGAGCACCTGCAGCCCCACGTAGGCGCGGGGGCACACCTTACCCTCCGAAACGCGGGAAAGCGGATTGCCGGTGATCTTGACCGCCTTGCCACCCGCCACCCGCACCTTGATTGCGCAGCGGGCGGGACAGTTGATGCAGGAGGTGTTGATCCATTTTTCGTCAAGCGGCGCGGCAGCGCCCGGAGGGACAGGATCAGAGGAGTGGGTAATGGCGGGTCCCAGTATCTGACCGGCCCCGATGGCGACGCCGGTCAAAGCCGACAGCTTGATGAAGGTTCTTCTGTTAAATTTTAATCCGCCTGGCTTTTTCTGACTGACAGCATCTTCGCTTTTCATTTGATATTCCTCGGAAATCCCAGGATTATAAACCCTCCCCCGTTGGGGTGGCGGGGCAAGAGGCAATATTTGTAAACGGTGCGGAAAACATGAGCTTTTCATGTCATCCGCACCAGGCAGGTTACGCAAGCAGTTCCTTGCACGCCTTCGTCAGTTCCGGCACTACCTTGAAGAGGTCATCGACGATGCCGTAGTCGGCGCGGGCAAAGATCGGCGCCTCGGCATCCTTGTTGATCGCCACAATGACCTTGGAGGAGCCCATTCCGGCCAGATGCTGGATCGCCCCGGAAATGCCGCAGGCGACATAAAGATTCGGGGAGACGATCTTGCCGGTCTGGCCTACCTGATCGGTCTGCGGTCTCCAGCCGGCGTCCACCGCCGCGCGGGAGGCCCCGACCGTGGCGCCGAGAACAGCCGCCAGTTCCTCAATAATTACGTAATTCTCCGGGCCCTTCATCCCGCGGCCGCCGGAGACGATGATGGTTGCCTCCGTCAGATCCACCTTGCCGCTCGCATCCTTCTGCACCTCCAGCACCTTGGTTTTTTGTTTTGCTGCATCCAGGGCCGGGTCAAATTTCACGATCTCCCCGGCCTTCGGATTCTCGACGGCGGGAAAAACGTTCGGCCGGAGAGTGGCCATCTGCGGAAAAGAAGAAATCGCTACCTCGCCGAAGCACTTGCCGGCGTACATCGGCCTCGTCAAAAGCAGCTTGCCGTCCACGATCTTCGCGCCAACGCAGTCCGTCCCCATGCCGGTGGCGAGTTTTCCTACCAGACGCGCGGAGAGGTCCCTTCCCTGGGTCGAAGCGCCGAGAAGCAGGATCGACGGATCGTTTTCCTTGACAATCTTCGCCACCGCCGCCGAATGGGCGT
This Syntrophales bacterium DNA region includes the following protein-coding sequences:
- a CDS encoding 4Fe-4S dicluster domain-containing protein, coding for MPRWGMVIDLDKCVGCQACTVACKAENNVPHGSPEEQKERRDFFWNKMIAATSGRYPSVKTELIPMPCMHCDKAPCVTVCPAEATYRRADGIIVQDFRRCIGCKYCIVACPYGARNFNGKEQEEKEYSRHDLPPDRKSWGPWPFPTRTHGVVEKCTFCFHRIDQGLKEGKKIGTEVVPACVEACPSGARIFGDLDDPKSNVSRTLASRDSFQLREELSTHPKVYYLPK
- the nrfD gene encoding polysulfide reductase NrfD codes for the protein MKTESNVHKLTFSKMEGRSSNFAILQWALIALCLVGVAGFFIMYIVGHNTLGSSSVVPWGMPIILAIYLIGLSAGSLILSSLTYVFGKEQYRPIARLAVFMALVLILGAMLGIVLDLGRPEKSWRLFAFFVMNNMRSMFAINGILYGGYFLISLIYLSFIFAENKKVTKIMGIVAVSWASLVHMGTGAIFGFIATRPIFYSPIKPLEFLSAAMVSGLALLILAIYFVFKFTGRKFDQDIIFQLSRLLLALIAFLTLLVFIDKLTHFYPPHRDAVIWLLTGPFAWIFWGLQIVCAYVIPMIILINPRTRKSLKWVLTAAFFVVVGIFGERFALVVPGTAQPLPLYPGHIEGTWGMAGTFFPSPVEMMVSVGIFALMGLIFIMGLKNLELLPVSDDADAHT
- a CDS encoding electron transfer flavoprotein subunit alpha/FixB family protein, which translates into the protein MAKGVWIVAEQRDGALRKISFELASTARKLADELGEEVGAVLCGSGIEGIAGQLAKYGVDKVFVADAPELEPYTTDAHSAAVAKIVKENDPSILLLGASTQGRDLSARLVGKLATGMGTDCVGAKIVDGKLLLTRPMYAGKCFGEVAISSFPQMATLRPNVFPAVENPKAGEIVKFDPALDAAKQKTKVLEVQKDASGKVDLTEATIIVSGGRGMKGPENYVIIEELAAVLGATVGASRAAVDAGWRPQTDQVGQTGKIVSPNLYVACGISGAIQHLAGMGSSKVIVAINKDAEAPIFARADYGIVDDLFKVVPELTKACKELLA
- a CDS encoding molybdopterin-dependent oxidoreductase gives rise to the protein MKSEDAVSQKKPGGLKFNRRTFIKLSALTGVAIGAGQILGPAITHSSDPVPPGAAAPLDEKWINTSCINCPARCAIKVRVAGGKAVKITGNPLSRVSEGKVCPRAYVGLQVLYDQGRVNFPLKRTNAQKGKGVDPKWQPVSWEEALDEIARRLQAIRQKEEPHKLLLFSGLNTRSSEDMIARFAEAYGTPNLVSGDALEAETLKAGNWMADGRYGDVAYDLDNTNYILAFGADILESSRPLARLLRKWGKMRREKPNRTRIVVINPRYSLTAAKSDLWAPINPGTDAALAMALAHVIIRENLYDSAFVSRWTAGFDAYKKLALDEYSPEEVAKITGVDADDIRKMAREFAGTRPAIAIGGREAVDWTNGSYTAYAIACLNALVGSIDVPGGVIYQEGVKFSPMPGIAEDGIAKKGKSQPALDLRKTAKYPLAEVVTNQIPESLLKGEPYPVEMAIGFNSNFNMLSPGMEKWDEALRKIPFYVHIAPFVSEMAFDADIILPATTYLEEWAYDFSPPGSGFAELKLKQPVVPLRGKNRPIPEVIFEIAKKTGGAVANAFAGLGDNAEGFVKYRTASLLSWKEFVETGVWIGNDYEYRKYERLFATPSKKFEFYSGNMKALFAAKKLAAAGDLSFLPHYGAPKFLGEASAFPLVLLPYQPLMVVENGSQNYPWAQEAFLPMCGVGWQVFAEMNTDTAKKLGLKNGGFVWVESASGKIRAKVKFSEGIHPEVVAMATGQGHWSYGKWQTGIGVNPNEITGLDYDSLSGQSAFFNTRVKVYKA